The genomic interval CGACGTCCTGCTCGAACTTCTGGCGGGCGCCGCGCCCGTAGCCCAGGCGGCGGCGCGCGAGCACGGCGCGCAGGTCGTCGGTGGTCAGCTCGATCCCGGCGGGCACGCCGTCGAGGAGCGCGATCAGGGAGGGGCCGTGGGATTCCCCGGCGGTGAGCCATCGGAGCATGGTCGCGATTCTCTCACGCCCCCTTCCGGCTCCGCGCGGGCGTCCGGGGCGCCGGCTCAATCCTCCCCGAGCTCCTCGGCCTCGTTCGGGGTGAGCTGCTCGACGAGCTCGACGACGTCCTGGATCCCGTCGAGCACGAGGCTGGGGCGGTAGGGGAAGCGCATGATCTCGCCGCTCTGGGTGGAGCCGGTGAGCACGAGCACGGTGCGCATGCCGGCCTCGAGGCCCGAGCGCACGTCGGTGTCCATGCGGTCACCGATCATCACGGTCGACTCCGAGTGCGCCTCGATGCGGTTGAGCGCCGTGCGCATCATGAGGGGGTTGGGCTTGCCCACGTAGTAGGGGTCGATCCCGGTCGCGGCCGTGATGAGCGCCGCCACGGAGCCCGTCGCGGGCAGCGGCCCCTCGGCCGAGGGGCCCGTCACGTCGGGGTTGGTCGCGATGAACTTGGCGCCCTGGCCTATCAGCCGGATGGCCCGGGCGATCGCCTCGAAGGAGTAGTTGCGGGTCTCCCCCAGCACGACGAACTCGACGTCCTCGTCGGACAGCACGAAACCAGCGTCGTGCATCGCGCTCGTGAGGCCCGCCTCGCCGATCACGTAGGCGGTGCCGCCCGGCGACTGCTCGGACAGGAACTTCGCGGTGGCCAGCGCGCTGGTCCAGATCGCCTCCTCGGGCAGCGAGATGCCCGAGCGGGCGAGGCGGGCCCGCAGGTCGCGCGGGGTGAAGATCGAGTTGTTCGTGAGCACGAGGTAGCGGCGGCCGCAGCGCTCGAGGGCCGCGATGAACTCCGCGGCGCCGGGGAGCGCTGCCTGCTCGTGGACGAGCACGCCGTCCATGTCGGTGAGCCAGGTGTGGACGGGTCGGTCGTCGAACGTTTCGCTCATGGTCCACAGTGTGCACCACGGTCGGCCTCGGGGTCCCGCAGACGGCGACGGGGCGCCGTCCTCGGAAGGACGACGCCCCGTCGGGGCTGAGCCGGATCAGGCGTTGCCGGTGAGCTTCTCGCGCAGAGCCGCGAGCGCCTCGTCGGAGGCCAGCGTGCCCTCGTCCGAGGAGGTCGACTGGTACGAGGCCTGCGACGGCGCCGAGTTCGAGGTCGACG from Brachybacterium huguangmaarense carries:
- a CDS encoding HAD-IIA family hydrolase encodes the protein MSETFDDRPVHTWLTDMDGVLVHEQAALPGAAEFIAALERCGRRYLVLTNNSIFTPRDLRARLARSGISLPEEAIWTSALATAKFLSEQSPGGTAYVIGEAGLTSAMHDAGFVLSDEDVEFVVLGETRNYSFEAIARAIRLIGQGAKFIATNPDVTGPSAEGPLPATGSVAALITAATGIDPYYVGKPNPLMMRTALNRIEAHSESTVMIGDRMDTDVRSGLEAGMRTVLVLTGSTQSGEIMRFPYRPSLVLDGIQDVVELVEQLTPNEAEELGED